A single genomic interval of Helianthus annuus cultivar XRQ/B chromosome 13, HanXRQr2.0-SUNRISE, whole genome shotgun sequence harbors:
- the LOC110900154 gene encoding pentatricopeptide repeat-containing protein At2g13420, mitochondrial produces the protein MFLTMSLRLTHSRITHTLIHIRTLCSSSSSPNETLTLTLTPTIKPSPDADRLSQILIHHHNPFHSMESSLQLNGITLSHFLVHQTLIRLKHTSKIAFSFFRWAQTHPNYTHTTSTYTLIIDILGKVKQFDTCWKLITEMDSKGINPSFTTFYVLIRRLVSAGLTKQAVRAFDDIGCFVDNVVNDDVDQEQMEQQVDDFCYLFDTLCKYGYPKVAAEMFNKWKGWRFKPDVKMYTVLINGWWKVKNGKMAERFFNEMVASGIEPNVVTYNVVLNGMCRRVSLHPEERFERTVERARKVFDEMAERGVQPDVTSYSILLHVYSRAHKPDGTLEILKTMKDRGIHPSLVSYTSVVKCLCSCGRVDNAYRLLDEMVQNGVTPSATTYNCFFKEYRGRKDVESAMRLFKQMKKESVLIPDTHTYNILLGMFIKLDRFDLVKEIWDDMKGSGSGPDLDSYTLLVHHLCDQQKWQEACGYFVEMIEKGILPQKATFETLYRGLIQADMLRTWRRLKKKLDDEFVSFSSEFENYHIKPYKR, from the coding sequence ATGTTCCTTACAATGTCTCTCCGATTAACCCACTCTCGAATCACACACACTCTCATTCACATCCGTACACTctgttcatcatcatcttccccaaacgaaaccctaaccctaaccctaaccccaACAATCAAACCCTCACCAGACGCCGATCGTCTCTCACAGATCCTAATCCACCACCACAACCCTTTCCACTCCATGGAATCCTCCCTCCAACTCAACGGCATCACTCTCTCCCACTTTCTCGTTCACCAAACCCTAATTCGCCTCAAACACACCTCCAAAATCGCCTTTTCCTTCTTCCGTTGGGCCCAAACTCACCCCAATTACACTCACACCACTTCCACTTACACCCTCATCATCGACATATTAGGTAAAGTTAAACAATTCGACACCTGTTGGAAATTAATCACAGAAATGGATAGTAAAGGTATAAACCCTAGTTTCACCACTTTTTACGTGTTAATCCGTAGATTAGTTTCCGCAGGTTTAACGAAACAAGCGGTTCGGGCTTTCGATGATATCGGTTGTTTCGTTGACAATGTGGTCAACGATGATGTTGACCAAGAACAAATGGAGCAACAAGTTGATGATTTTTGTTATTTGTTTGATACATTGTGTAAATACGGGTACCCGAAAGTGGCGGCGGAGATGTTTAATAAGTGGAAAGGGTGGCGGTTTAAGCCGGATGTGAAGATGTACACGGTTTTGATTAACGGGTGGTGGAAGGTTAAGAATGGGAAGATGGCGGAGCGGTTTTTTAACGAGATGGTGGCGAGTGGGATTGAGCCGAATGTGGTTACGTATAATGTGGTTTTGAATGGGATGTGTCGGAGGGTTAGTTTGCATCCGGAGGAAAGGTTTGAGAGGACGGTTGAACGTGCACgtaaggtgtttgatgaaatggcTGAACGAGGGGTTCAGCCGGATGTGACTAGTTATTCGATTTTGTTGCATGTTTATAGTCGCGCGCATAAGCCTGACGGGACCCTCGAGATATTAAAGACGATGAAGGACCGAGGTATTCATCCGTCACTAGTGTCGTATACGTCGGTTGTTAAATGTTTATGTTCGTGTGGCCGAGTTGACAATGCATACCGGTTGCTCGATGAAATGGTGCAGAACGGGGTTACACCGTCTGCGACTACGTACAACTGTTTTTTTAAAGAGTATAGGGGTAGGAAAGATGTTGAGAGTGCAATGAGATTGTTTAAACAGATGAAAAAGGAATCGGTTTTGATACCCGATACGCACACGTATAACATACTTTTGGGGATGTTTATAAAGCTGGACCGATTCGATCTTGTTAAGGAGATTTGGGATGATATGAAGGGTAGCGGGTCGGGGCCAGATTTGGATTCGTACACGTTGTTGGTTCATCATTTGTGTGACCAGCAAAAGTGGCAAGAAGCGTGTGGATATTTTGTTGAAATGATTGAGAAAGGGATTTTGCCGCAAAAGGCGACGTTTGAAACGTTATACAGGGGTTTGATACAGGCTGATATGTTAAGAACGTGGCGGAGATTGAAGAAGAAGCTTGATGATGAATTTGTGTCGTTTTCTTCGGAATTTGAAAACTACCATATTAAACCTTATAAAAGATGA